Proteins found in one Saccharomyces mikatae IFO 1815 strain IFO1815 genome assembly, chromosome: 5 genomic segment:
- the AIM10 gene encoding putative proline--tRNA ligase AIM10 (similar to Saccharomyces cerevisiae AIM10 (YER087W); ancestral locus Anc_7.368), translated as MLKYRTLFRTCHIFHPKSLSNDTLKSETTQELLQTMGFVRRSQVGLFQWLPLGLRSLNKLTGAIRNRMDNDGEAIEVSLSAISPRALWQTTGRWNNSELFKFKDSKGKQYCLTATCEEDITDLMKNYITSYKDMPITVYQMTRKYRDEIRPRGGILRGREFLMKDAYSFASNKEDAFASFQKLDDTYNKIFKDLKIPFVSAWADSGDIGGEFSKEFHLIHESGEDTLMNCKHCGDTSTLDMSHSYPEKDGQYLGDVDCKYALTKDHSTLICFYYPKNRQLNWNLASNVMDKDIDLVLRNKSNDHILDVFENDNEDIMFSKILRVMDCRLSSKSNFPDFPLKKYLKNNFGQIDDVSIVDAQENETCGKCEEGSLQSLKSIEVGHIFLLGNKYSKPLSVKFVDKENKNDAFVHMGCYGIGVSRLVGAVAELGRDANGFRWPAIMAPYKLSICTGPNNEENSQRARNIVSDLLNNSSMHLENEILNQFNEKLGIGARIKLSHAMGVPLCVIVGSKNWPDVEIEVRGIRWGKKDLWKKHYEKRCKELEWKCIENEKGPEKHIVPVEHLTEVIDILLMDM; from the coding sequence ATGCTAAAATATCGTACGTTGTTTCGAACATGTCATATTTTTCACCCAAAATCTCTCTCAAACGATACCCTTAAATCTGAAACGACTCAGGAACTACTTCAAACAATGGGATTTGTAAGACGCTCGCAAGTTGGATTGTTTCAATGGCTACCACTTGGTCTCAGGTCACTTAATAAACTGACAGGAGCTATACGAAACCGAATGGACAACGATGGTGAGGCCATAGAAGTTTCACTAAGTGCTATCTCTCCAAGAGCGTTATGGCAGACGACAGGTAGGTGGAATAATAGTGAATTGTTCAAGTTCAAAGACTCGAAAGGAAAGCAGTACTGTTTAACGGCGACATgtgaagaagatattactgatttaatgaagaattaCATCACTAGTTATAAAGATATGCCTATCACAGTATATCAAATGACAAGGAAATATAGGGATGAAATCAGACCCAGAGGTGGTATCTTACGTGGACGCGAGTTCCTAATGAAGGATGCGTATTCTTTTGCTAGCAATAAAGAAGACGCCTTCGCTAGCTTTCAAAAGCTAGATGATACttacaacaaaatattcaaagatttAAAAATTCCCTTCGTCAGTGCGTGGGCAGACAGTGGTGACATAGGTGGTGAGTTTAGTAAAGAATTTCATCTAATTCACGAGTCCGGAGAAGATACTTTAATGAATTGCAAACATTGTGGAGATACTTCAACCTTAGATATGTCTCACTCTTATCCCGAAAAAGATGGACAATATTTGGGTGATGTCGACTGTAAATATGCTTTAACGAAAGATCACTCTACTTTgatatgcttttattatCCAAAAAATAGACAATTGAATTGGAATTTGGCCTCAAATGTAATGGATAAAGACATTGATTTGGTATTAAGAAACAAATCGAATGATCATATCTTAGATGTCtttgaaaatgacaatGAAGACATTATGTTTAGCAAGATATTAAGAGTCATGGACTGTAGATTGAGTTCTAAATCAAACTTTCCTGATTTTCCACTGAAGAAATATCTGAAGAATAATTTTGGTCAGATCGACGACGTTTCCATAGTAGATgctcaagaaaatgaaacatgTGGCAAATGTGAAGAAGGAAGTTTACAGTCTCTCAAAAGTATCGAGGTGGGCCATATATTTTTACTAGGCAATAAGTACTCGAAGCCATTGAGTGTcaaatttgttgataaagagaataaaaatgacGCATTTGTCCATATGGGATGTTACGGTATCGGAGTAAGCAGGTTAGTTGGAGCAGTTGCCGAACTGGGGCGCGATGCTAATGGGTTTAGATGGCCAGCTATAATGGCACCATACAAGTTATCCATTTGTACTGGGCcgaataatgaagaaaattcacAGCGAGCAAGAAACATCGTATCAGACCTACTGAATAATTCTTCTATGCATTTGGAAAACGAAATTTTAAACCAGTTCAATGAAAAACTGGGAATAGGTGCTAGAATAAAACTATCCCATGCCATGGGTGTACCATTATGTGTCATCGTGGGCTCAAAAAACTGGCCCGATGTGGAGATTGAGGTACGTGGGATAAGATGGGGGAAGAAAGACCTCTGGAAAAAACACTATGAGAAGAGATGCAAGGAGTTGGAATGGAAGTGCATCGAAAACGAAAAAGGACCTGAAAAACACATTGTTCCAGTTGAGCATTTAACAGAAGTCATCGACATACTGCTAATGGATATGTAG
- the SBH1 gene encoding Arf family guanine nucleotide exchange factor SBH1 (similar to Saccharomyces cerevisiae SBH2 (YER019C-A) and SBH1 (YER087C-B); ancestral locus Anc_7.369), producing the protein MSSTTPPGGQRTLQKRRQGSSQKVAASSQKKSANNNNSILKIYSDEATGLRVDPLVVLFLAVGFIFSVVALHVISKVAGKLF; encoded by the coding sequence ATGTCAAGCACAACTCCCCCAGGTGGCCAACGTACTTTGCAAAAGAGAAGACAAGGTAGCTCACAAAAAGTTGCGGCATCCTCTCAGAAAAAGAGTGCAAACAACAATAATTCGATTTTGAAGATCTACTCTGACGAAGCCACAGGACTAAGAGTAGATCCTTTAGTGGTGTTATTTCTAGCGGTCGGTTTCATCTTTTCAGTTGTTGCATTGCATGTTATTTCTAAAGTCGCCGGTAAGTTATTTTAA
- the DOT6 gene encoding Dot6p (similar to Saccharomyces cerevisiae TOD6 (YBL054W) and DOT6 (YER088C); ancestral locus Anc_7.372): MSVSTSLNSASIHLSSMDAHPQLHSLSRQPLLVPASMSNEEAQESSVSPPSSSSSSISGAAHASAKNPSKNPSSWDPQDDLLLRHLKEVKKMGWKDISQYFPNRTPNACQFRWRRLKSGNLKSNKTALIDINTYTGPIKITHSADGCNSQQKFNKTVGEKVLTEEAGEATAMRSVPIPSRKTSLPSFHASMSFSPPPSNTTANTTVSNVASSMPFVPPAPPAAAHPYHSHQHLHHHPHHKALKPRSNSHSFSNSLNSDPIVRSNDEEKYGFIPKVFVRSRRSSFVYPQQGAMATTPSSPSSSNVLLNPKSRRGSLANWSRRSSFNISSNNTSRRSSVVLAPNSVSNIFNTNNSSSNTTSTTTSNSNSRRESVIKKEFQQRLNLFGNSGSSTPSNGTPFPTTYTFMDLPHTSSVSSSSTLHKFKRGSFSGHSMKSSFNPANLWSKDEDALLMENKKRNLSIMELSILLPQRTEVEIQWRLNVLSNENDVLSPTHSPQRTISKKNGSRMFKTDSTTDDEKRSDRNDDEDNVDPLHRSKDFCNKTAFSSSSSNLSSKDASPNPIFSPNPADDSSNTSDAGSRCTINTETSTSNVNVSRTPNCKNPQDITLLNNFRPEAMTPRPKPSSTTTSITTETTSNMVNRSSSTTTTTNNSPLPSINTIFKDML; the protein is encoded by the coding sequence ATGTCCGTTTCGACCAGTTTGAACTCTGCCTCCATTCATTTGAGTAGCATGGACGCACATCCTCAGCTGCATTCGCTTTCTCGCCAGCCACTCTTAGTGCCAGCTTCTATGTCCAACGAGGAAGCCCAGGAGTCTTCGGTTTCACCgccatcttcatcttcgtcatcgATCTCAGGAGCGGCACATGCGTCTGCCAAGAACCCAAGCAAGAACCCTTCCTCTTGGGACCCTCAAGATGACTTGCTCCTACGCCATTTGAAGGAGGTCAAGAAGATGGGCTGGAAAGACATTTCGCAGTACTTCCCTAACAGAACCCCCAATGCGTGTCAGTTCAGATGGAGAAGGTTGAAGTCTGGCAACTTGAAATCAAACAAAACGGCCTTGATCGACATCAATACCTATACAGGCCCGATCAAGATCACGCACAGCGCTGACGGTTGCAACTCTCAGCAAAAGTTCAACAAGACGGTAGGTGAAAAGGTCTTGACAGAAGAAGCTGGCGAGGCCACCGCGATGAGGTCCGTCCCGATCCCCTCCAGAAAGACCTCGCTGCCTTCTTTTCACGCATCCATGTCATTTTCTCCACCTCCGTCGAATACGACTGCTAACACAACTGTCTCGAACGTAGCTTCTTCCATGCCGTTCGTTCCTCCTGCACCACCAGCTGCTGCACACCCTTACCACTCTCACCAACACCtacatcatcatcctcatcaCAAGGCCTTAAAACCAAGATCAAACTCTCACtctttttccaattctttgaaCTCAGACCCTATAGTTCGGTCTAATGACGAGGAAAAGTATGGGTTCATTCCCAAGGTATTTGTTAGATCTAGAAGAAGTTCATTTGTCTACCCACAACAGGGAGCAATGGCCACCACTCCATCTTCCCCAAGCTCCTCAAATGTGTTACTAAACCCGAAATCGAGAAGAGGCTCACTTGCCAACTGGTCTAGAAGATCCTCGTTCAATATTTCGAGCAACAACACTTCAAGACGGTCTTCGGTCGTTTTGGCTCCAAATTCTGTGTCAAACATTTTCAATACCAACAACAGTAGTAGTAACACCACTAGCACCACTACCTCTAATAGTAACTCAAGAAGAGAGTCTGTTATTAAAAAGGAATTTCAACAAAGGCTAAACCTTTTCGGTAACAGTGGCTCATCTACCCCTAGTAATGGAACTCCTTTCCCCACTACTTACACTTTTATGGATCTTCCACATACTTCGTCTGTGTCATCATCCTCCACACTACACAAGTTCAAAAGAGGTTCGTTTTCTGGGCATTCTATGAAGTCATCTTTTAATCCGGCCAATTTGTGGTCCAAGGATGAAGATGCCTTGTTAatggaaaacaagaagagaaaCCTATCTATTATGGAACTATCCATTCTTTTGCCGCAGAGAACTGAAGTAGAAATTCAATGGAGGCTTAACGTCCTATCAAATGAGAACGACGTGTTGTCTCCTACGCATTCGCCGCAAAGAACTATatccaagaaaaatggtTCAAGAATGTTTAAAACTGATTCCACTACTGATGATGAGAAACGCAGCGACAGGaatgatgacgaagatAACGTGGACCCGTTACATCGCTCCAAGGATTTTTGTAACAAGACTGCCTTTTCGTCTAGCAGTTCCAATTTATCCTCAAAGGACGCTTCACCGAATCCAATTTTTTCGCCAAATCCAGCAGACGACTCATCGAATACATCGGACGCTGGTTCAAGATGCACTATAAACACCGAGACTAGTACCTCAAATGTGAACGTGAGTCGCACTCCTAACTGCAAGAACCCGCAAGATATTACATTGTTGAACAACTTTCGTCCTGAGGCTATGACGCCAAGACCAAAACCTTCTTCCACAACTACATCTATCACTACTGAAACCACCAGTAACATGGTAAACCGTTCCAGTTCTACAACTACTACCACTAACAATAGTCCGCTCCCAAGCATCAATACTATCTTCAAGGATATGCTGTGA